The following are from one region of the Acidimicrobiales bacterium genome:
- a CDS encoding ArgE/DapE family deacylase, translating into MTTASEWRARVLDEVDARQDDLVAAVRDLVGVPSVTGTDGEHDAQALLARDLAADGLEVDHWPLPLADLLADPEFPGVEVPRREAWGVVGRLPAADPAGGGRSLLLLGHVDVVPPGDRGAWSATDPFTCTVDGASAYGRGTCDMKAGLVAARFAALALRAAGVPLRADVLVAGVEGEEDGGLGTFGLLRRGVRADACVVPEPTSLDVVPACAGALTFRLTVKGRATHAARRPDGVSALDKLWPVWSALADLERRRNRDVDPLMAGWEVPYALSIGTVRAGDWASSVPDLLVAEGRLGVLLDETPAAARAALEAAVAEACAGDAWLRDHPVEVEWWGGQYASGRLPAGSDLVERMAAAHRAVMPGGPDPGVLGVPYGSDLRLLTGLGGIPTVHYGPGDAGLAHGPDERVPIGEVLATARALAVLALDVCGVAA; encoded by the coding sequence ATGACGACCGCCTCCGAGTGGCGGGCCCGCGTGCTGGACGAGGTGGACGCCCGGCAGGACGACCTGGTCGCCGCCGTGCGCGACCTGGTCGGCGTGCCCAGCGTGACCGGGACCGACGGCGAGCACGACGCGCAGGCCCTCCTCGCCCGGGACCTCGCCGCCGACGGGCTGGAGGTCGACCACTGGCCGCTGCCCCTCGCCGACCTGCTGGCCGACCCCGAGTTCCCCGGGGTCGAGGTGCCCCGGCGGGAGGCGTGGGGGGTGGTCGGGCGGCTCCCGGCGGCCGACCCGGCCGGCGGCGGCCGGTCGCTGCTGCTGCTCGGCCACGTGGACGTGGTGCCGCCCGGCGACCGGGGGGCGTGGTCGGCCACCGACCCGTTCACCTGCACGGTCGACGGCGCGTCCGCCTACGGCCGGGGCACCTGCGACATGAAGGCCGGCCTGGTCGCTGCCCGGTTCGCCGCCCTCGCCCTGCGGGCCGCCGGCGTGCCGCTGCGGGCCGACGTGCTCGTCGCCGGGGTCGAGGGCGAGGAGGACGGCGGCCTCGGCACGTTCGGCCTCCTCCGGCGGGGGGTGCGGGCCGACGCCTGCGTGGTGCCCGAGCCGACCTCGCTCGACGTCGTCCCGGCCTGCGCCGGCGCCCTCACGTTCCGGCTGACCGTGAAGGGCCGGGCCACCCACGCCGCCCGCCGGCCGGACGGGGTCAGCGCGCTCGACAAGCTGTGGCCGGTGTGGTCGGCGCTGGCCGACCTGGAGCGGCGCCGCAACCGGGACGTCGACCCGCTGATGGCCGGCTGGGAGGTGCCCTACGCGCTGTCGATCGGCACCGTGCGGGCCGGCGACTGGGCCTCGTCGGTGCCCGACCTGCTGGTGGCCGAGGGCCGCCTCGGAGTCCTGCTGGACGAGACGCCGGCGGCCGCCCGCGCCGCCCTCGAGGCGGCGGTGGCCGAGGCCTGCGCCGGCGACGCCTGGCTGCGGGACCACCCCGTCGAGGTCGAGTGGTGGGGCGGGCAGTACGCGTCGGGGCGGTTGCCGGCCGGGAGCGACCTGGTCGAGCGGATGGCCGCCGCCCACCGGGCGGTCATGCCCGGCGGCCCCGACCCGGGGGTGCTCGGCGTGCCCTACGGCAGCGACCTGCGCCTCCTCACCGGCCTCGGCGGCATCCCCACCGTGCACTACGGCCCGGGCGACGCCGGCCTGGCCCACGGGCCCGACGAGCGGGTGCCCATCGGCGAGGTCCTGGCCACGGCCCGGGCGCTGGCCGTGCTCGCCCTCGACGTGTGCGGCGTGGCCGCCTAG